The following coding sequences are from one Streptomyces sp. NBC_01294 window:
- a CDS encoding Uma2 family endonuclease — translation MADPVHHPIPVRRGHLRDAAEQIERVTGMRVEIIGGTLMMSPSPSGKHAGTVIDLRDAIRPSLAAAYEAYENVSVPMPDDPDDYATPDLTIGPRAFKEDDGWLLEADAIALAVEVISPSERLRGINEKTAWYAAARVVRLLQIDPRTGTWSLFTRPGEGEYKGVVHGKYGEPVPLPDDLGGDLPTSGLPLYGTPPGS, via the coding sequence GTGGCGGACCCGGTCCACCACCCCATCCCCGTCCGCCGCGGACACCTGCGCGACGCCGCCGAGCAGATCGAGCGGGTCACCGGCATGCGCGTGGAGATCATCGGGGGCACCCTCATGATGTCCCCGAGCCCGAGCGGCAAGCACGCCGGGACCGTCATCGACCTGCGCGACGCCATCCGTCCGAGCCTTGCCGCCGCGTACGAGGCCTACGAGAACGTGTCCGTCCCCATGCCGGACGATCCGGACGACTACGCGACCCCGGACCTGACCATCGGTCCCCGCGCTTTCAAGGAGGACGACGGCTGGCTCCTGGAGGCGGACGCGATCGCCCTCGCGGTAGAGGTCATCTCGCCCAGCGAGCGGCTGAGAGGGATCAACGAGAAGACCGCGTGGTACGCGGCAGCACGTGTCGTCCGTCTGTTGCAGATCGACCCCCGCACGGGCACGTGGTCCCTGTTCACCCGTCCGGGAGAAGGCGAGTACAAGGGCGTCGTCCACGGGAAGTACGGCGAACCGGTCCCGCTGCCCGACGACCTCGGCGGCGACCTGCCCACTTCGGGCCTTCCCCTGTACGGCACGCCGCCCGGCTCTTGA
- a CDS encoding type I restriction-modification system subunit M, translating to MTPASPALAHAQTNTLVAKLWNYCNVLRDNGLSTIEYVEQLSYLLFLKMADEIASDPFTEAEARTVVPAKYDWQSLASKKGIELEVHYREILAELGKSPGTTLGRIFAKAQNRITEPALLEKLVVELIGKEDWTIQGTDLKGDAYEGLLAKGAEDTKTGAGQYFTPRALIDAMVDVMQPQPGDTITDPACGTAGFLIAAHAYIRKHHMQNLSREERLALGDGKIWGNELVTGTARLAAMNMLLHGIGDADGKSLITEGDALAEQPKQHASLVLANPPFGKKSAITIVGTDGKADKQDISYDRDDFRATTTNKQLNFLQHIMSLMEMNGRAAVVLPDNVLFEGGAGEKIRRRLLEDFDLHTILRLPTGIFYAGGVKANVLFFEKKPPRSGGAHNTSKLWVYDFRTAKHFTLKQHPLTRAALEEFVEAYLPGKDRSERVESERFKCFEYDELIARDKVNLDITWMKDPALDDADSLLPPEVIAQEIVEDLQAALSEFAAIAEALGGEISADTDEIQPGEGA from the coding sequence GTGACCCCCGCATCCCCCGCCCTGGCGCACGCACAAACCAACACCCTGGTCGCGAAGCTCTGGAACTACTGCAACGTTCTCCGGGACAACGGCCTGTCCACCATCGAGTACGTCGAGCAGCTCTCCTACCTGCTCTTCCTCAAGATGGCCGACGAGATCGCCTCCGATCCCTTCACCGAGGCCGAAGCGCGGACCGTCGTACCCGCCAAGTACGACTGGCAGTCGCTCGCCTCCAAGAAGGGCATCGAGCTCGAAGTCCACTACCGCGAGATTCTGGCCGAGCTCGGCAAGAGCCCCGGTACCACCCTCGGCCGGATCTTCGCCAAGGCGCAGAACCGGATCACCGAGCCCGCCCTCCTCGAAAAGCTCGTGGTCGAGCTGATCGGCAAGGAAGACTGGACGATCCAGGGCACCGACCTCAAGGGCGACGCCTACGAGGGCCTGCTGGCCAAGGGCGCCGAGGACACCAAGACCGGCGCCGGCCAGTACTTCACGCCCCGCGCGCTCATCGACGCCATGGTCGACGTGATGCAGCCCCAGCCGGGTGACACCATCACCGACCCCGCCTGCGGAACCGCCGGCTTCCTCATCGCCGCGCACGCCTACATCCGCAAGCACCACATGCAGAACCTCTCCCGCGAGGAGCGGCTCGCCCTTGGGGACGGCAAGATCTGGGGCAACGAGCTGGTCACCGGCACCGCCCGCCTCGCCGCCATGAACATGCTGCTCCACGGCATCGGCGACGCCGACGGCAAATCCCTCATCACTGAGGGGGACGCGCTCGCCGAACAGCCCAAGCAGCATGCTTCCCTCGTCCTCGCCAACCCGCCCTTCGGCAAGAAGTCCGCGATCACCATCGTCGGCACCGACGGCAAGGCCGACAAGCAGGACATCTCCTACGACCGAGATGACTTCCGCGCCACCACCACCAACAAGCAGCTCAACTTCCTCCAGCACATCATGTCGTTGATGGAGATGAACGGCCGAGCGGCAGTCGTCCTCCCGGACAACGTGCTCTTCGAAGGCGGGGCCGGCGAGAAGATCCGGCGTCGCCTACTCGAAGACTTCGACCTCCACACGATCCTTCGTCTGCCCACCGGCATCTTCTACGCGGGCGGCGTCAAGGCCAACGTCCTCTTCTTCGAGAAGAAGCCGCCCCGCAGCGGAGGCGCGCACAACACCTCGAAGCTCTGGGTCTACGACTTCCGCACCGCCAAGCACTTCACCCTCAAGCAGCACCCGCTGACTCGTGCTGCTCTGGAGGAGTTCGTCGAGGCCTACCTACCGGGCAAGGACCGCAGCGAGCGTGTCGAAAGCGAGCGCTTCAAGTGCTTCGAGTACGACGAACTCATCGCCCGCGACAAGGTGAACCTCGACATCACCTGGATGAAGGACCCGGCCCTCGACGACGCCGACAGCCTGCTGCCGCCCGAGGTGATCGCGCAGGAGATCGTTGAGGACTTGCAGGCCGCGCTCAGCGAGTTCGCCGCGATCGCGGAGGCGCTCGGTGGCGAGATCTCAGCCGATACTGACGAGATCCAGCCAGGCGAAGGCGCCTGA
- a CDS encoding helix-turn-helix domain-containing protein, with protein sequence MPNVKPSTVLGRQLGDELRRLREAAGLTTAAAAKALDCTGGKISRIENGHVPVRTPDLVALMDAYGVTDAETRDRLGALAQRANRRRREGWWHQYGSVLADAYRDYIEMEDICDSIRTFQAQLVPGLLQTAAYGRAVTVASRAWHSAEEVEQFVEVRLARQERLAGERQLELWAVLAEGVLRQQVGGPTVMRDQLEHLADMGEQSNITVQVLPFSRGAHSGMFGPYLLMSFPRVAAQNLVLTETPTGNIWMEQESEVARYRELFDDARTSALPPTESLGLIRRIAKEHRP encoded by the coding sequence ATGCCGAACGTGAAACCCTCCACCGTGCTCGGTCGCCAGCTCGGCGACGAACTCCGGCGCCTACGCGAGGCGGCGGGTCTCACCACCGCCGCTGCGGCAAAGGCCCTCGACTGCACCGGTGGCAAGATCAGCCGGATCGAGAACGGTCATGTGCCAGTCCGGACACCAGATCTCGTAGCGCTCATGGACGCCTACGGGGTGACCGATGCCGAGACCCGGGATCGGCTGGGCGCCCTGGCCCAGAGGGCCAATCGTCGCCGTCGTGAGGGCTGGTGGCATCAGTACGGATCGGTTCTCGCTGACGCCTACCGTGACTACATCGAGATGGAAGACATCTGCGACAGCATCAGGACCTTTCAGGCCCAGCTTGTACCGGGGCTCCTCCAGACCGCGGCATACGGGCGAGCTGTCACCGTCGCCTCACGCGCGTGGCACAGTGCCGAGGAGGTCGAACAGTTCGTTGAGGTGCGCCTGGCTCGACAGGAGAGGCTGGCCGGCGAGCGGCAGTTGGAGCTCTGGGCCGTCCTTGCCGAAGGGGTGCTCCGCCAGCAGGTGGGTGGACCGACAGTGATGCGTGATCAGCTGGAGCACCTGGCAGACATGGGGGAACAATCCAACATCACCGTCCAGGTACTGCCGTTCTCGCGTGGGGCGCACTCAGGTATGTTCGGCCCGTACCTGCTGATGAGCTTTCCACGGGTTGCAGCGCAAAACCTGGTGCTGACGGAGACCCCGACGGGCAACATCTGGATGGAACAGGAATCCGAAGTCGCCCGGTATCGCGAGCTCTTCGACGACGCTCGTACCTCCGCGTTGCCGCCCACGGAATCGCTCGGGTTGATCCGTCGCATCGCCAAGGAGCACAGACCATGA
- a CDS encoding restriction endonuclease subunit S: MNNVELPTGWSWVALGDMANSVKNGIYVSRPGTEPDGVPILRISAVRPMQLSTSDLRYTGMSLDEVEAKDGIAKPGDLLFTRYNGNIKLVGACARVPDHAPVVAYPDKLIRVALPAEVDSRFLCYAWAWAETQTQLRQHVKTTAGQAGISGSSLKSIRLPLAPLAEQHRIVEALEDHLSRLDAASISLAHVQALIPLQRRSLYTTATEGRLNTGTADVVPDFLKQRREFWESTQVKKYKEPAAPNLDHTPQSPDSWTVYSLEALTDPVRLIRYGILMPKVKHDGTVPYVEVKDLKGCSLHEKKLHLTSKDLDEQFAGARIQPGDVLLAVRGSYDRSAVVPSGLKGANVSRDVARLAPLPGIDPEYLQLYLQSSFTQRYLKAHARGVAVKGVNIGSIRALPVAVPPIATQKQIVEEVQQQTTAIAAAARAVKLSSARSAVLRGALLNRAFTGRLVPQNTSDEPTSSALDRMRAEREAQGGKAKRGTRRPRKAAEAAPPPAPASTPSPATAVQQELPL; the protein is encoded by the coding sequence TTGAACAACGTCGAGCTTCCGACGGGGTGGAGTTGGGTCGCTCTGGGAGACATGGCAAATTCCGTGAAGAACGGAATCTATGTCTCGCGACCCGGCACTGAGCCTGACGGGGTACCCATCCTTCGCATCAGCGCGGTGCGCCCCATGCAGCTGAGTACATCCGATCTCCGTTACACAGGCATGTCGTTGGACGAGGTTGAGGCGAAGGACGGGATCGCTAAGCCCGGGGACCTTTTGTTCACCCGATACAACGGGAACATCAAGCTGGTCGGTGCCTGCGCTCGGGTACCTGACCATGCCCCCGTCGTGGCCTATCCAGACAAACTCATCCGGGTTGCTCTGCCTGCCGAGGTCGACAGTCGCTTCCTCTGCTATGCATGGGCCTGGGCCGAAACGCAGACCCAGCTGCGGCAACACGTGAAGACGACCGCTGGGCAAGCGGGCATCTCGGGTAGCTCTCTCAAGAGCATCCGGCTTCCCCTCGCCCCGCTTGCCGAGCAGCACCGTATCGTCGAGGCACTCGAAGACCACCTTTCCCGCCTCGACGCAGCATCAATTTCACTCGCTCACGTACAAGCCTTGATCCCACTGCAGCGCCGCTCTCTCTACACCACAGCCACAGAAGGAAGACTGAACACCGGAACCGCCGATGTTGTTCCGGATTTCCTGAAGCAGCGTCGCGAATTCTGGGAATCCACGCAGGTGAAGAAATACAAGGAACCTGCTGCACCCAACCTGGACCACACCCCCCAATCCCCGGACAGCTGGACCGTTTACAGCCTGGAAGCCCTCACTGACCCGGTCCGACTCATTCGCTACGGCATTCTGATGCCGAAGGTAAAGCACGACGGCACGGTTCCCTACGTGGAAGTAAAGGACCTTAAGGGATGCTCGCTTCACGAAAAGAAGCTGCACCTGACGAGCAAGGATCTTGACGAACAGTTTGCGGGTGCGCGGATCCAGCCAGGTGACGTCCTCCTAGCCGTGCGAGGTTCGTACGATCGATCGGCTGTCGTCCCATCAGGCCTGAAGGGCGCCAACGTCAGCCGCGATGTCGCTCGACTCGCGCCGCTTCCAGGAATCGATCCTGAATATCTTCAACTCTATCTTCAAAGCAGCTTCACGCAGCGGTACCTGAAGGCACATGCCCGTGGTGTGGCTGTCAAGGGTGTCAACATTGGTTCAATTCGGGCTCTGCCCGTAGCTGTACCTCCAATCGCCACTCAGAAGCAGATCGTCGAGGAAGTACAGCAGCAGACTACGGCGATCGCGGCTGCCGCGAGAGCAGTAAAGCTCTCTTCTGCCAGGAGCGCCGTTCTGCGAGGAGCCTTGTTGAACCGCGCCTTCACCGGGCGGCTCGTCCCGCAGAACACCTCCGACGAGCCCACCTCTTCCGCGCTCGACCGTATGCGGGCCGAGCGCGAAGCACAGGGCGGCAAGGCCAAGCGGGGCACCCGCCGGCCGCGTAAGGCGGCCGAAGCCGCGCCGCCCCCGGCACCCGCCTCAACCCCCTCCCCCGCCACCGCCGTTCAGCAGGAGCTTCCGCTGTGA
- a CDS encoding DUF397 domain-containing protein, with translation MIQDPSPMPDLTAASWRVSSYSGGQGECVEVADNVPGIVPVRDSKRPAGPVIGFGAGAWQAFVTQVR, from the coding sequence ATGATTCAGGACCCCTCCCCCATGCCCGACCTCACGGCAGCGTCGTGGCGCGTCAGTAGCTACAGCGGCGGCCAGGGTGAGTGCGTCGAGGTCGCCGACAACGTCCCCGGCATCGTCCCCGTCCGCGACAGCAAGCGGCCCGCCGGGCCTGTGATCGGGTTCGGGGCCGGCGCCTGGCAGGCGTTCGTCACGCAGGTGCGCTGA
- a CDS encoding ATP-binding protein: MTSLSEVVFRLSRRHRSAPRARAALHALLGDWGAGDDLLQTAELVLSELVTNALRAPAPSDRQVGVRIAHSSTDWLLRLEVSDAGSGRPELRDPGAEDERGRGLRLVDELSHRWGVSARAGGIGKTVWSELKAPDLVPTPSSREIAAVTVSPGQQIRVWGAWRAVRSVRTARHATGGLTVVLGLDEGPPLCLPAAEPLAVRGLP; the protein is encoded by the coding sequence GTGACCTCACTCAGCGAAGTTGTGTTCCGTCTTTCCCGCCGCCACCGCAGCGCGCCGAGGGCCCGCGCGGCACTGCACGCCCTACTCGGGGACTGGGGCGCGGGGGACGACCTCCTCCAGACCGCCGAACTAGTCCTCTCCGAGCTCGTGACCAACGCCCTGCGCGCACCCGCACCCAGCGACCGCCAAGTCGGCGTACGGATCGCGCACTCCTCGACGGACTGGCTGCTGCGCCTGGAGGTGAGCGACGCCGGGTCGGGCCGGCCGGAACTCAGGGACCCCGGCGCGGAAGACGAACGCGGCCGGGGGCTACGGCTCGTGGACGAGCTCAGCCACCGCTGGGGCGTCAGCGCACGCGCGGGCGGCATCGGCAAGACCGTCTGGTCCGAGCTGAAAGCCCCGGACCTCGTCCCCACCCCCTCATCGAGGGAGATCGCGGCGGTCACGGTCAGCCCCGGCCAACAGATCCGCGTCTGGGGTGCCTGGCGCGCGGTCCGCAGTGTACGGACGGCCCGCCACGCCACCGGCGGCCTGACCGTCGTCCTCGGCCTGGACGAGGGCCCGCCGCTGTGCCTGCCCGCTGCGGAACCGCTGGCCGTACGAGGGCTGCCGTAA